A DNA window from Rhizobium jaguaris contains the following coding sequences:
- a CDS encoding cupin domain-containing protein: MTKRSQAVITTAEERPRDGWDDHVHGAISWHTLLSSDITPTDSTSAGIAELDPGGELKPHRHDPSEVYFIFEGTGILRIDGQETTVKAGTAVFIPGDAEHGIRNESSANLKFFYVFPTGSFADVVYRFPEN, encoded by the coding sequence ATGACAAAACGATCGCAAGCAGTTATCACCACAGCCGAGGAGCGCCCGCGCGACGGATGGGACGATCACGTTCACGGCGCCATATCCTGGCACACGCTTTTGAGCAGCGATATCACCCCCACCGACAGCACGAGCGCGGGCATCGCCGAACTTGACCCCGGCGGCGAGCTCAAGCCCCATCGACATGACCCGTCGGAAGTCTACTTCATCTTTGAGGGAACCGGCATCTTGCGGATTGACGGTCAGGAGACGACAGTCAAGGCTGGCACCGCAGTCTTCATCCCTGGCGATGCTGAACACGGCATCCGCAACGAATCATCAGCCAATCTGAAATTCTTCTACGTCTTCCCGACCGGTTCCTTCGCGGACGTCGTCTATCGCTTCCCGGAGAATTGA
- a CDS encoding DNA-3-methyladenine glycosylase: MTPDDQPLSIGTPPLIGPALTAFFSRDAVTVASDLIGTRLTVSGAGGRIVETEAYRPDDEASHSFRGPTARNAAMFGPAGRVYIYRSYGIHWCLNFVCKDASAVLIRALEPESGIEDMIGRRGVADRVDLCNGPGKLTQALGVDISLNGLALDAAPFEIALAEPVQVVAGKRIGITKNVEPLWRFGAAGSRFASRRFP; encoded by the coding sequence ATGACGCCTGATGACCAGCCCTTATCAATCGGCACGCCGCCCCTTATCGGCCCTGCCCTCACCGCCTTCTTTTCCCGCGATGCAGTTACTGTTGCGTCCGATCTCATCGGCACCCGCCTCACCGTCTCAGGGGCCGGCGGTCGCATCGTGGAGACGGAGGCCTATCGGCCCGACGACGAGGCATCCCATAGCTTTCGCGGACCGACGGCGCGCAATGCGGCGATGTTCGGGCCGGCAGGGCGTGTCTACATCTACCGGTCCTACGGCATTCACTGGTGCCTGAATTTCGTCTGCAAGGACGCCAGCGCCGTGCTCATCCGGGCACTGGAGCCGGAGAGCGGCATCGAGGACATGATCGGGCGGCGCGGCGTTGCCGACCGCGTCGATCTCTGCAATGGGCCGGGAAAGCTGACGCAGGCCCTAGGCGTGGATATCAGCCTGAATGGGCTTGCGCTGGATGCGGCACCCTTCGAGATTGCCCTGGCCGAGCCTGTGCAGGTGGTTGCCGGCAAGCGGATCGGGATAACGAAAAACGTCGAGCCGCTATGGCGCTTCGGCGCGGCCGGCTCGCGTTTCGCCAGCCGCAGGTTTCCTTAG